A genome region from Thermococcus gorgonarius includes the following:
- a CDS encoding 30S ribosomal protein S27e, with translation MALPKNLIPMPRSRFLRVKCIDCGNEQIVFSHPATPVRCLVCGATLVEPTGGKGIVKAKILEVLE, from the coding sequence ATGGCACTTCCAAAGAACCTCATCCCAATGCCTCGTTCAAGGTTTCTCCGAGTTAAGTGCATTGACTGCGGAAACGAACAGATAGTATTCAGCCACCCCGCAACACCGGTTAGGTGCTTGGTTTGCGGGGCCACACTAGTCGAACCGACCGGCGGTAAGGGCATCGTCAAGGCGAAGATACTCGAGGTTCTCGAGTGA
- a CDS encoding 50S ribosomal protein L44e encodes MKYPKQIRTYCPFCKKHTIHKVEKVKKRPRSELSQGQRRFRRIMKGYHGFPRPNPAGREKPVKKLDLRFRCTVCGKAHTRGKGFRVKKFELVEV; translated from the coding sequence ATGAAGTACCCGAAGCAGATAAGGACATACTGTCCGTTTTGTAAGAAGCATACAATTCACAAAGTAGAGAAGGTCAAGAAGAGACCTAGGAGCGAGCTCAGTCAGGGCCAGAGGCGCTTTAGGAGAATCATGAAGGGTTACCACGGTTTCCCAAGGCCGAACCCAGCTGGAAGAGAGAAGCCGGTCAAGAAGCTCGACCTGAGGTTCAGGTGTACTGTCTGCGGTAAGGCCCACACAAGAGGAAAGGGCTTCCGCGTTAAGAAGTTCGAACTCGTGGAGGTGTGA